The stretch of DNA GAATTCTTCGAGTATCTCCGTGAGGAGGGGGCACAGAAATGCCAGAAGATCCTCTCGAAGATCGACTATCAGACATACGTCGCGCTCTTCGATGCTGCGCCGCTTGTCGAGACGACTGACAGCGACGAACTCATCGACTCCGAGTTCGGAGAGACGATGATTGACCGGCTCGAAGCCGAGATTGGCGAGTACAAGTACGTGACAACAGGGAGCAAGCAGGTGATGCGCGCAATCGTCGACCGACAGAAGGGTGCATTCTTCAAGAATGATCTCGATGCGTTCGAATCGTTTGTCGACGAGCGACTGGCGGAACTCAACCGACGCCGCACTGGCGACGAGGCATTCCCAATCGAGGGGATCGCGGGTGAGCCGAACTACCGCCGGGTTGACAACCGGGATCTCCTCCTTGAGGGTGAACAATGAGCGGCGTCAACCCGAACCGGGAGCAACGCGAACTCATCGAGGCGACTGATGGCCTCTATCTCGTCGACGCGGGTGCAGGCACCGGGAAGACGTTCACCGTTACCCGGCGATACGCAAACATTGTCGCCCAAGATGGCGTCGATCCCGAAGACGTGCTGTTGGTGACCTTTACGAACAACGCGGCCGAGGAGATGCGAGAGCGGATTGTCCGTCACAGCGAGTACGGGATGCGGGAACTCGCGAACGCGCCGATCCAAACGTTCCACTCGCTGTCACACGACTTGCTCGACGAATACGGACACGACGCACCGATGTCCCTCGGGATTGATGAGACGATCACTGGCTCGACACGGATTATCGAAGACGAAATCATCGAACAGGCGCTGTTTCGTGAGTTCATCGGCCAGTTCATCGATAATCACCCGGTGTATGACGAGTTCTTCACGGCACTGTCGGAGACGTCGGAGCTACTCGATCTGATCAAGGAACTGTCCGCAAAGGGTGTGTTCCCCACTGCGGATGGCTGGTACCGGAACAGCGAGTCACACCTCGATGGGGATTTTGAGGCGTTCGAGACACTGTTCACCGACCGGAATGAACCACGGAACGGCGGGAGCAAGCAATCCAAGCTTCGAAAGAAACTCTATCAGTATGGTGAAGATAAGACGTATCTCCCGAAGGCGCCCGCAAAGTGGGACATCCGCGGCGATGGCAAGCAAGTCCCGGCGGACCTCGCTAAACGTGTCTTCGAGGAGGACCGAACGGCTCTCAAGCGGTTCGTCCACGACGTATATCACGCCTATCTTGAGTTCGCGCTTCGGCGGAACTACCTGAACTTCGGGTTCCTTCAGCTGTTCGCGTTCGTGCTTCTGTGTGAGGATCACGACCTCCGAGAGCAACTGGGGTACGAGTACGTGATGGTCGACGAGTTCCAGGACTCCAGTGAGATCCAGTTTAAACTCACGCTGCTACTCGCCGGCACGAACAACATCTGTGTGGTCGGCGACTGGAAACAGAGCATCTACAGCTTCCAGTACGCGGACGTCGACAACATCCGCGAGTTCGACGATCGGCTCGAACGATTTACCGCAGAGCTCAATCGGGACGTAGATCGAGTCACGTTCCCGACGACGCCGATTGACGACAAGCAGCTGACACGGAATTACCGGTCGACGCAGTCCATCTTGGACTTCTCTACCCACGCGCTGACTGCCCGTGCGACAAAGAACGAATCTCTGGATGCGGAGGCTATCTCCGAGCAGGTAACACCACTGACTGCCGATACAGATCGAGATGATAGCTACATCGAGGCGCTCACGAGTGAGGACGAACACGAAGCCATTCTCGCGAAGATCGACGCAATCGTCGACAACGATGATTACGCCGTCGAAGGCGACGACGGCACGTATCGCGCTCCTGAGTACGGCGACATCGCTGTGTTGACGCGAACCCGCGATTTCGGTCGGGATCTGCTCGATACGGCGAGTAAGTTCGGTCTGCCGATGGCCTACGAGGGTGGGATCGAGGTCTTCCGGACCGACGCCGCGAAGCTGGTGTTAGCGTGGTTGCGTATCCTCGAACGTGACGCTGAACGCGGGTGGGCACTCGTCCTCGAAGAGGCTGGCTACACGATTGACGAGACGAAGACGATCATCGAGCGTGAGGCGTATCCCGAAGCTATGGTCGCATTCCGAGAGAATCTACGGAATTTAGAGACGTTCGGCGGCGTCGCCCGACGCGTGTTCGAACAGTACGGCCGTTCCGGCCCGACCGCAGATGTCGTTCTCGACACTATCCAGTCGGTTCACGGGACGACGACGTTCACCCGTGGAGAGCTGATCCGATTCATCGAAGAGGCGATTGCTGATGGGAGTACACACGACGTCGACGCCGGGGCTGGGACGAACGCGGTGACTGTCCAAACGATCCACGCGACGAAAGGGCTCGAATACCCAATCGTCATCCTCGCAAATATGAACGCTAACAAATTCCCGTCTTCCGGTGGCAGCGGAAGCGATATCGCCTACACCGACCCGATTGGCCTCCGTCAGCGGAAGGTGTACTCAGGGGACGCACACGGCGTCCCACACGTCTACGACAATTGGAAGACTGACGTTCTTAATCGCTGCCTCCCCCAGAACTACGACGAGGAACGTCGGCTTCTCTATGTGGCTGTCACGCGCGCTGAGAGCCACCTCGTCTTGACTGGCGGTACTGACCCAAATTCGTTCCTCGATGCACTCCCCGTTGATGTCGAAGATATCGCCCCCGATCTATCTGCGTTCGACCCAGAACCCGGCGAGTATTCGACCTACACGGTCGATATTCCGGATCCTGATGGACCGGCAAGCTACTCACCCCACACTTTCATCGATGACGCAGTCTTCGAAGGGAATACCGGCGGCCGGGGAATGGAGTTCGGGTCAGACGTCCACGAGTTTGCGGAACGGTATGTTCTCGGTGAAGCAGTCGAAACCAGCGATAATCCTGACAAGGAGCACGTCAAGGAGTTAATTGACTCACTCGATGGTGAGACGAGAGCCGAGATCGATGCGTTCCTTCCGCTTACCGTCGACGGCGAGAAGGTAACGATCGGAGGCATCATCGACTTGCTCCACGTGACATCTGACCGTGTTGAGATCGTTGACTACAAAACCGATCTCACAACGCATGCAGAAGATGAATACCAGAAACAGCTCAGTATCTACTACCATGTCGTCGCCGACCAATATCCAGAGCGATCGGTCACTGCGTCTATTTTCTACACCGATGATGGCACTCGTCACAATATTACCCCTCTCGATAAGGCGGATCTTCGAGAGCTAGTGCTAACACATAGTGTTTAAATTACTTGTCTCGTGGATACTGAGCACTAGAAACTCAATGGTCGAAATTCCCAGCTCCCTTCGCTCTCTGTTCAGTGCTCCAATTAAAGAGCAGGATGGGACGTACATAGTGGAGGTCCCTTCGAATGAAATCAACTATGAAGCGTTATCAGATGACGAAACGTATCGCGTAGCTATTCTGGAATCTTCTGTCTCGACGGAGTCGTCAGTACAACAGGGTTCACAGAAAGCACCTTCTCGTGAGACTGCGAGCTATTCTTCCTCAGGACCTCCCGTGGAGGAAGGCGAAGTACGTGATGTGACCATCGAGACAGTCGGCGATCAGGGCGATGGTATCGCAAAAGTCGAACGTGGCTACGTCGTGATCGTTCCCGGCGCTCAACCCGGCGACGAGCCAACCGTCGAAATCGAACAAGTTCAGGAGAACGTCGCGTTTGCGAGCATTGTCGATAGCGACCCGCGAGCACTCTAAACCATTGTCCCTTCTGTGGATCGATCTTCTTCTCGGTAAACCATCGGTGTGAGAAGGCTCCGTCCGAGTTTGTCTGATGGAGGTGGTTTTGAAAGTCACGTCACGTTTTTTTCAAGCATTCGCGATGGCACAACCTTCCAAGGCCGAAATTCAATCTATGACAAAGGAACCGATTGAGGCACTCGACGACCTGGCCGACCAGGTCGCCGATGAGTTCGAGGCGTATAGACAGCCGGACGAATTCAAGGATGTCTCGCTCGTGATCGAGAACAGCGACGAGGAACATCCGACGCTGATCGTCCACGTCGATAGGGTGGATGCGGAGGCCCTTGCCGACCGTATTGGTGAGTTCCTCCGCGAGCACGGTGCTCGTACTGAACGGGAACGACACTCAGCTACGGACGTCCGTGTGTTAGCGACGGTCGACTGACAACCACCCCTCCAATTTTTTGACTGACTGCAAGCACCGCTGAAGGGCCTTATCTTCACTTCTGGTCAAGGGAGTCCCGACCGCTTCAGCTCAGCTGGTCAATCTGTGCGGACAGATACTCTTGGAGAGCGGTGACAGTTTCTTCTGAGACAGCTGAGGCCCCGAAGTCACTCCGAAATCCGTGCTTGAGTTCGTCGCTCTCCAAGATATCCAGTCCACGCTCAAGTTGCTCCCGTAGGGCATTGTCGTCCCCTCGCCGCAGGTGAGGCGTGACAGCGTTGAGGTCGATCTCTTCAGCCACTGCCAGGACGTCCCGGAGGTCTGTTTCGCGGCCGCTGTGGAGCTTTGCCGCCACGAGGACGGCCCCATCGATCACTCTGGCCGTCGTCGTCACTATGCCCCCGCTCACCTCCTGTTGGTGGCTGTGGTCGTACAGGTAGTCGAACGACCACTGTGCCTCCGTCTGGCGACACCCGAGTCCGTTCACCAAGAGGTCGAAGCCGATCGGCTGTTGCGGCGTGAGCCGCTTCTCGTACTCGATGACTTCGGTGTCGTAGAACCACTCCTTGGCGTGGCTGTCCGTCTCCTCGAATCCCTGCTGTTCGAGGAACTCGACGAAGTCAGCCTTTGAGTCCGGCGCGACGACGATATCGAGGTCGGTGGAGAAGCGAGCATTGAACGCTGAGACAGCGTAGCCGCCGACGAGAACGTACTCGTGCCCCTCTTGGGTGAGTTCCTCGAGCAGTTCGATGAGTGCGTCGCTTCGGTTGGTGAAGCTCATGGCTGTGCCCGTTCTGTCTCTCGATACGTGACGCCGAGGTCGAGATCCTCGTACATCCGGTCGAGCATCGCGAGCGCCGACTGGAACTGGGCGTAATTCTCGCGCATATACTCGATTGTCTCAGCTCTCGGGATCACCGGGTACCCCCCGACGTCCTCGATATCGAGTGAGGGGCGTGGCTCGAGGACGACCTGTAGCGGTCCGTCCAGCTCGTCTCGGGGCTGTCGCTCAACTGCGGTCGGGAGGTCGAAGGACTCGAAAAACGCCTCCCATGCGTCGACGTCCTGCTCGCGGACAGCAAGGAACAGCGGATAGTCGTCTGGATTCCGACCGACCTGGTAGCCGCCCTGAGTCCACACGTAGACGGCGTCGATCCGCGTGAACGCGAACGGCCAGTCACTGAACTGCGGGATGACGTAGGCTTCCTCGATAGAGGGTGGACTGACGCCGGCGCTGGCAGCCACGAGCTCGCGTGCGGCGTCCCTCACGCGCTCGTCGACGACAGTGAGGCCGTCATCATAGGCAACGTAGCCTGCGTCTTCGAGACGGTTGACGGCCTGTCTCACCGTCTCGTACGGCGTGTGGAGGTGTTGGGCGACACGGCGAATAGAGTCACCACTCTCGATGGCGAGGATGGTCTGTGCCGCCGTGTCGTCGAGCACCTCATACATCTGGTGGTTACCAATAATCCGGTAACAGTTAAAAGTCTTACTCGAATGGCCATGAAGCCACTATCTCTCTCCATACTCTCGAAGGTAGTCCTGATTCCCGCTGAAAACACGTGGAACGATTATAACGAATTCAACGAACAAAACGAACTGAACGAGAAAAACGAATGTATTGAACGCATTCTGAGGAACGAACTGGCACCCTCTGCCCGATGAACAAAACGAAGGAAACGAACGTAACGAACAGAATGAATGAGTTGATGGCAACGAGTGAGTTTGCTTCAACGAGTGGAACGAACAGTTGGTTTTAACACCGTAGTAATCCTCTCACCGAGTGAAACACCCTCACCGAACGCACCGAACTAAACGAGAAAAACGAACGAAACGAACACAACGAGAGAAACGAAGATAATGACCGACACCAATACCGCACGAATCACGGTGGCGAATCAAAAGGGAGGCGCGGGGAAAACAACTGACGTCATTCATACTGGCGGCGCACTTTCCGCCCGAGGCCACGACGTCCTCCTGGTCGATATCGATTATCACGGCGGGCTCACCTGCTCACTCGGCTACAACGATCTGTACTACGATACCGACCGTACGACACTGTTCGACGTTCTCGACTTCGACCAGATGGAGTCGGTGAACGATATCATCGTCGAGCACGAGGAATTCGACATCCTTCCCGCCAGCGAGAAGCTCGCGAACAACAAGAACATCCAGACGCTGCTTGAGGCGCCGAAGAGTCGCGAGCGGTTGGAGATGACTCTGGACGAGCTCGACAAGGACTACGACTACATCATCGTCGACACGCCGCCATCTCTGAACGTCCTCACCGACAACGCCCTGGTCGCGACCGGCAACGTAGTCATCCCCGTCATTCCCGAGAAGCTCAACGCCAACAGCCTCCAGATTTTCGCAAAGCAGCTGAGTTCCCTCGAACAGGCGTACGGAGACATCAATCGGCTCGCAATTGTCTGTAACCGCGTCGAGCAGAACGCTGAACACCGCGACACCATCGAGGAGATCAAGTCGGCGTACTCCCTCCCGGTGTTCGAGATCCCGAAGCGGACCGACCTCTCTCAGTCGATTGGCGAGGGTGTGTCCGTCTTCGGCTTCGGCAAGGAGAACCAGCGCGTCGAGGATGCACGCGACCTGTTCAACGAGATCGCCGACCTGTTCGACGAGACGTTTGAGAAGACTGCGCCTGAGGAGGTGGAAGCATGACCGACGGCTGGGGCGATGCTTCCGGCATCGAGGGCAACTACGAAGAGGGGGACGAGGCTGATTCCAGCGAAACGAGCGATGTGAGTGAAACGGTGGAATCCAGTTCATCGACCGAAACGACCGAATCGACTTCAACGAGTGAAACGAACGAAACGAGCAAAACGAAGACGAACATCAAGGACGAGTGGAACGGGCGGACGATCTACATTCCCGACGATGTCCTCGACGAGATGGAGGACACCTACCTCGAGTCCCAGCTGAAGCTCCGCAAGGCGGGTCAGGACGAGTTTAAGAAGAACCGCCACTTCTACCCGCTACTCGTTCAGTTCGGTGTTGAGGCGCTCTCTGAGGCAGATGCCGAGGAAATCCAGACTCGGCTCTCGGAACTCGGCGACGAATGACCTCGCAGAGAACGAGGCCTGACAGTAGTTGAGGCCGGCCGTCTCAATGCATATGCTCTCACCTGTCTACCTGTTTCTTGAACTGGATCGTAGACTGGATACTCAATCAGCTACTGTATTCGCACCCTGTTAGGGAAGCAGAGAAAGGGATACCACTACCTCCAGAAACTTAGTCGTAATAGTGCAGACGTTCGACAACCTCCGCGAAGGCAACGTTTGTCTGGACATCAGTGATCTCGACAGTAACACGTTCGCCCTGTTCGGTATTGGGAACTATGACGACGAAGCCGCGCTCGACACGGGTAATGCCGTCGCCCTGCTCGCCGATATCTTCGATTTCGACAGTCCGTTGCTCTCCCTCTTCAACGGGCGGCGCCTGTGGAGTATGCGTGGACTGGGGTTTCGTGTCGGTCCCACCGGCAGTATCCGATGTCGGTGTGGCCAGCACAGCTACACGATACGTCTGACCGGGCTGGAGATCACCACTCTGAACCTCCTGTTCTGGGACTTCGATAACAGACGAGCCGTTGCGTTTCTCGACAGACGCAGAGAACAGACAACGAAGTTGGTCAGGAATATCCATCAGTCGTAACCTACACAGCTTGTCTAGCGGAAAACACTTGATTCTACTCCTCAACAGTCCGTCAGACGATCTCGGGCAGATGGGAAGCCACAAATCCAAGGAATCACATCGGCACATGATGAGCGACTGCCTTTCTCTCAAAGAACAGGCAGCAGATCATCTCAGGACAGCCCTCAACGCGGACGATCCTGACACGAAAAATTTCCACATCCGGAGTGCGCTTCAGTTCGAGGAGTGCATCGAGGCGACAGAACGAACTGAACACGCCCAAGCCGATTGACGCTGGGGTTACTGTTCCGGCGCAACGACATCTTCACACACCGGGCACTCAGCCCAAATGCCCTGAGTGCTGTCATTCTTCTCGTATTCGACAAGGAGCCACGCCTCAGAGATCTGCTTGCCACACGCCGGACAGCGACCGAGAGACGAGTCGTCGGTGTTCATACAGGGTGGAAGGAGCGTGTGACTGATTCCTCCGAATTGATAGTGGAGCGTCCTCGAATGTAAGAGTTCGGCAGACAGCCACTCTCCAAGACACCGTGTTTCCGGTGGACTTGATTGTCTGCCACAGCTATAGTCTCCGATAAAACTTTTTACTCGATTTGTGTTGCAGTAGATTATTAATCATCTCAACGAGATCTCTATCGAAGAACTGCAAAGAGTCCTCGACAATGTTGAGGGAAAAAGCTTATCGAGAGGCTGTTAGCGGCAATTGCGTAGAAGAATGGTGTAACATAAGCTGAATTATCCGAGTGGTACGACATCCAGCGGTGCACGATCTATAACTGGTTCAAGCGACTCGACACTGACGAGTCGCTTGAGCAGGCTATGTCTGATGATAAACGAGCTGAGAGAAAGCGCAAGCTATCAGAAGCACCGCAAGAAGAATTCGAAGAGACTATTCACGATCCACCTAAAGAAGTCGAATCAACGCGCGGCATTGTTCAGATTAGATGGTTCCACGCGAACGCAAAGGTTTGAAGCCATGTTTCGGCGGAGTCAGCTGAGGCGTGGCAGAAATGGTTTGCAAACTGCTCCGTTCGTCTATTTACCTCTTTAAAACACGTTCGACGGCATGCCGATTTCCATGGGTGACGTGCTGAGATCGGATATTTTTCCTCGAACAGCGCGGCTTGCTACCATGGTGTGCCATCGACGAGAAACACGGCGTCAGGGACGCCATATTTCTCTTG from Halomarina salina encodes:
- a CDS encoding UvrD-helicase domain-containing protein — translated: MSGVNPNREQRELIEATDGLYLVDAGAGTGKTFTVTRRYANIVAQDGVDPEDVLLVTFTNNAAEEMRERIVRHSEYGMRELANAPIQTFHSLSHDLLDEYGHDAPMSLGIDETITGSTRIIEDEIIEQALFREFIGQFIDNHPVYDEFFTALSETSELLDLIKELSAKGVFPTADGWYRNSESHLDGDFEAFETLFTDRNEPRNGGSKQSKLRKKLYQYGEDKTYLPKAPAKWDIRGDGKQVPADLAKRVFEEDRTALKRFVHDVYHAYLEFALRRNYLNFGFLQLFAFVLLCEDHDLREQLGYEYVMVDEFQDSSEIQFKLTLLLAGTNNICVVGDWKQSIYSFQYADVDNIREFDDRLERFTAELNRDVDRVTFPTTPIDDKQLTRNYRSTQSILDFSTHALTARATKNESLDAEAISEQVTPLTADTDRDDSYIEALTSEDEHEAILAKIDAIVDNDDYAVEGDDGTYRAPEYGDIAVLTRTRDFGRDLLDTASKFGLPMAYEGGIEVFRTDAAKLVLAWLRILERDAERGWALVLEEAGYTIDETKTIIEREAYPEAMVAFRENLRNLETFGGVARRVFEQYGRSGPTADVVLDTIQSVHGTTTFTRGELIRFIEEAIADGSTHDVDAGAGTNAVTVQTIHATKGLEYPIVILANMNANKFPSSGGSGSDIAYTDPIGLRQRKVYSGDAHGVPHVYDNWKTDVLNRCLPQNYDEERRLLYVAVTRAESHLVLTGGTDPNSFLDALPVDVEDIAPDLSAFDPEPGEYSTYTVDIPDPDGPASYSPHTFIDDAVFEGNTGGRGMEFGSDVHEFAERYVLGEAVETSDNPDKEHVKELIDSLDGETRAEIDAFLPLTVDGEKVTIGGIIDLLHVTSDRVEIVDYKTDLTTHAEDEYQKQLSIYYHVVADQYPERSVTASIFYTDDGTRHNITPLDKADLRELVLTHSV
- a CDS encoding TRAM domain-containing protein, which gives rise to MVEIPSSLRSLFSAPIKEQDGTYIVEVPSNEINYEALSDDETYRVAILESSVSTESSVQQGSQKAPSRETASYSSSGPPVEEGEVRDVTIETVGDQGDGIAKVERGYVVIVPGAQPGDEPTVEIEQVQENVAFASIVDSDPRAL
- a CDS encoding nucleotidyltransferase domain-containing protein translates to MSFTNRSDALIELLEELTQEGHEYVLVGGYAVSAFNARFSTDLDIVVAPDSKADFVEFLEQQGFEETDSHAKEWFYDTEVIEYEKRLTPQQPIGFDLLVNGLGCRQTEAQWSFDYLYDHSHQQEVSGGIVTTTARVIDGAVLVAAKLHSGRETDLRDVLAVAEEIDLNAVTPHLRRGDDNALREQLERGLDILESDELKHGFRSDFGASAVSEETVTALQEYLSAQIDQLS
- a CDS encoding helix-turn-helix domain-containing protein — translated: MYEVLDDTAAQTILAIESGDSIRRVAQHLHTPYETVRQAVNRLEDAGYVAYDDGLTVVDERVRDAARELVAASAGVSPPSIEEAYVIPQFSDWPFAFTRIDAVYVWTQGGYQVGRNPDDYPLFLAVREQDVDAWEAFFESFDLPTAVERQPRDELDGPLQVVLEPRPSLDIEDVGGYPVIPRAETIEYMRENYAQFQSALAMLDRMYEDLDLGVTYRETERAQP
- a CDS encoding ParA family protein — its product is MTDTNTARITVANQKGGAGKTTDVIHTGGALSARGHDVLLVDIDYHGGLTCSLGYNDLYYDTDRTTLFDVLDFDQMESVNDIIVEHEEFDILPASEKLANNKNIQTLLEAPKSRERLEMTLDELDKDYDYIIVDTPPSLNVLTDNALVATGNVVIPVIPEKLNANSLQIFAKQLSSLEQAYGDINRLAIVCNRVEQNAEHRDTIEEIKSAYSLPVFEIPKRTDLSQSIGEGVSVFGFGKENQRVEDARDLFNEIADLFDETFEKTAPEEVEA
- a CDS encoding TRAM domain-containing protein, whose product is MDIPDQLRCLFSASVEKRNGSSVIEVPEQEVQSGDLQPGQTYRVAVLATPTSDTAGGTDTKPQSTHTPQAPPVEEGEQRTVEIEDIGEQGDGITRVERGFVVIVPNTEQGERVTVEITDVQTNVAFAEVVERLHYYD
- a CDS encoding DUF7837 family putative zinc-binding protein, with translation MNTDDSSLGRCPACGKQISEAWLLVEYEKNDSTQGIWAECPVCEDVVAPEQ